In Elaeis guineensis isolate ETL-2024a chromosome 1, EG11, whole genome shotgun sequence, a genomic segment contains:
- the LOC105037273 gene encoding LOW QUALITY PROTEIN: photosystem I reaction center subunit V, chloroplastic (The sequence of the model RefSeq protein was modified relative to this genomic sequence to represent the inferred CDS: inserted 2 bases in 2 codons) encodes MASTLLSTPTFTGLRPLKPADSRSLSFXRSASLALSARPPXRSTTRPGLAVKAELNPSLVISLSTGLSLFLGRFVFFNFQRENVAKQGLPEQNGMIHYEAGDTLAKEYVGLLKSNDPVGFNIVDVLAWGSIGHIVAYYILATSSNGYDPRFF; translated from the exons ATGGCCTCCACTCTCCTCTCCACACCCACCTTCACTGGCCTCCGCCCTCTCAAGCCCGCCGACTCacgctccctctcct ccaggaGCGCCAGCCTCGCTCTCTCCGCCAGGCCGC TCCGGTCCACCACCAGACCCGGTCTAGCAGTGAAGGCCGAGCTGAACCCATCCCTGGTGATCAGCCTCAGCACCGGTTTGTCCCTCTTCTTGGGCCGGTTCGTGTTCTTTAACTTCCAGAGGGAGAACGTGGCCAAGCAAGGGCTCCCGGAGCAGAACGGGATGATCCACTACGAGGCCGGCGACACCCTGGCCAAGGAGTACGTGGGTCTCCTCAAGTCCAACGACCCGGTCGGGTTCAACATAGTCGACGTCCTTGCATGGGGTTCCATCGGACACATCGTCGCTTACTACATCCTCGCCACCTCCAGCAACGGCTATGATCCCAGGTTCTTCTGA